The proteins below come from a single Parageobacillus thermoglucosidasius genomic window:
- a CDS encoding thiamine pyrophosphate-binding protein, translating into MKQTIRNISVAKAIVHCLKREGISHVFCVPGESYLPLMDAIFDEPSLQLISARHEGGASFMAEGYAKASGKSGVVLATRGVGGANLAIGVHTAKQDSTPMVVFLGQVHSHFRGREGFQEVDLDQFFQPIAKWTVEIREAERIPELVQRAFRVAKTGRPGPVVISLPEDIFFQDIAEAVITDVAVPRPAPSAEDVRGVQEILQKAKRPVVIAGGGVKQAKAEQLLRLFAEKYSIPVAAAFRRHDVFPNDHPLYVGHLGLGTPKPIIETVKQADAVIAIGTRLSEVTTQDYRLLSPDQALIHIDIDSDVLGKVYPPAVALVADGKEALSKLLEIAVQPSWRDWAAARRKQYEQASTLPAEKRNFNEAVIASLQQHLPNDAIITNDAGNFAGWLHTFFQFTEKQMYIGPTSGAMGYGMPAAVGAKLAFPERIVVSLSGDGGFMMTMQELETASRYHIPIISIVFNNSMYGTIRMHQELHFPKRVIGTDLGHVSFAELAKCFNANGVRVETEDQFTGALIQSFTETKPTVIEVMTDPNQISVAATIDELRKRSNSR; encoded by the coding sequence ATGAAACAGACTATCCGCAATATCAGCGTGGCGAAAGCAATCGTTCATTGTTTGAAACGCGAGGGAATTTCCCACGTGTTTTGCGTGCCGGGAGAGAGCTATTTGCCGCTGATGGATGCCATTTTCGATGAACCATCGCTTCAACTGATTTCGGCCCGCCATGAAGGCGGGGCTTCGTTTATGGCGGAAGGCTATGCAAAAGCGTCGGGAAAATCGGGAGTTGTGCTGGCGACACGGGGAGTCGGCGGCGCGAATTTGGCGATTGGCGTCCATACGGCAAAGCAAGATTCGACGCCGATGGTCGTGTTTTTAGGGCAGGTGCACAGCCATTTCCGCGGCAGGGAAGGGTTTCAGGAAGTTGATTTAGATCAGTTTTTTCAGCCGATTGCGAAATGGACGGTGGAAATTCGCGAGGCGGAACGAATACCGGAGCTGGTGCAGCGGGCGTTTCGCGTTGCGAAAACAGGCAGGCCGGGACCTGTCGTCATCTCGCTTCCAGAAGATATATTTTTTCAAGATATTGCCGAAGCGGTAATCACGGATGTAGCTGTACCGAGACCTGCCCCAAGCGCAGAGGATGTGCGGGGCGTGCAGGAAATATTGCAAAAGGCGAAACGGCCGGTTGTCATTGCCGGTGGAGGAGTTAAGCAAGCGAAAGCGGAACAGCTATTGCGGTTATTTGCTGAAAAATATTCCATTCCTGTGGCGGCTGCTTTCCGCCGCCATGATGTGTTCCCTAATGACCACCCGCTTTATGTTGGCCATCTTGGATTAGGAACGCCAAAACCGATTATCGAGACGGTAAAACAGGCGGATGCCGTGATCGCCATCGGAACGAGATTATCGGAAGTGACGACACAAGATTATCGCTTGCTGTCGCCGGATCAGGCGCTGATTCATATCGATATCGACAGCGATGTGCTCGGAAAAGTATATCCGCCAGCTGTAGCGCTGGTTGCAGATGGCAAAGAGGCGCTTTCCAAATTGCTGGAAATTGCTGTGCAGCCGTCTTGGCGCGATTGGGCGGCAGCGAGACGGAAACAATATGAGCAAGCATCGACGCTTCCGGCGGAAAAACGGAACTTCAATGAAGCGGTCATCGCCAGCTTGCAACAACATTTGCCAAACGATGCGATTATAACGAATGATGCCGGTAATTTCGCCGGATGGCTCCATACCTTTTTCCAATTTACTGAAAAACAGATGTATATCGGTCCTACTTCCGGCGCGATGGGATATGGCATGCCGGCGGCGGTTGGCGCCAAGCTTGCGTTTCCGGAGCGCATCGTCGTTTCTCTATCAGGAGACGGCGGTTTCATGATGACAATGCAAGAGCTTGAGACCGCTTCCAGATATCATATTCCGATTATTAGCATCGTCTTTAACAATAGCATGTATGGAACCATCCGCATGCATCAAGAGCTTCACTTTCCGAAACGGGTCATCGGGACGGATTTAGGGCATGTATCGTTTGCCGAATTAGCGAAATGTTTCAACGCCAATGGCGTTCGCGTTGAAACAGAAGACCAATTTACTGGAGCGCTCATTCAATCCTTTACCGAAACAAAACCAACGGTAATCGAAGTCATGACAGATCCAAACCAGATTTCCGTGGCCGCGACAATTGATGAGCTGCGAAAGCGCTCGAATTCTCGGTAA